From the Oncorhynchus nerka isolate Pitt River linkage group LG20, Oner_Uvic_2.0, whole genome shotgun sequence genome, one window contains:
- the LOC115103387 gene encoding B-type lectin plumieribetin-like, with protein sequence MSRNYMSKYDEMRKGDYMWSNNKEYKAVFQEDGNFVIYGWRQMWSSDTAGQRDAYRLCMQDDSNFVMYKRDNKIMWQTKSQAQGFKMCRMYLRNDGNLVVEKDGEEMWNSSSSKGHKQ encoded by the exons ATGAGCAGGAACTACATGTCCAAGTATGATGAGATGCGTAAGGGAGACTACATGTGGTCCAATAACAAGGAATACAAGGCAGTTTTCCAG GAGGACGGAAACTTTGTCATCTATGGCTGGAGGCAGATGTGGTCCTCTGACACCGCGGGACAGCGCGACGCCTACCGCCTGTGCATGCAAGATGACAGCAACTTTGTCATGTACAAGAGGGATAACAAGATAATGTGGCAAACCAAGAGCCAGGCTCAAGGGTTCAAGATGTGCCGCATGTACCTGCGTAACGACGGCAACCTGGTCGTTGAGAAGGACGGAGAAGAAATGTGGAACTCTTCTTCCTCCAAGGGTCACAAGCAGTAA